In Cryptococcus tetragattii IND107 chromosome 5, whole genome shotgun sequence, one genomic interval encodes:
- a CDS encoding inorganic pyrophosphatase has protein sequence MPDYSRLTSTPPQSDVLSGYKPSSLQALPSANQTPPRTPSCPCLFASLPFPFFSLFFLLQERCMNITAVRRLSSTLSHLSRNIPKMAYQTRIIGAANTLEHRVYIEQEGKVVSPFHDIPLFADESKTILNMVVEVPRWTNAKMEISKEESFNPIKQDIKKGKLRYVRNCFPHHGYIWNYGAFPQTWEDPNVKHAETGANGDNDPLDVCEIGEAVGYVGQVKQVKVLGIMALLDEGETDWKVLVVDVNDPLAPRLNDVEDVERHLPGLIRATNEWFRIYKIPDGKPENVFAFSGEAKSKKYAVEIIHECHEAWRKLVHGETAANTDAYNLAITNTTVKGSRGCVSTNDAAYVAIPADSRKPAAPIDPSIDKSFFISSASA, from the exons ATGCCGGATTATTCCAGATTAACCTCCACCCCTCCCCAGTCTGACGTGCTTTCTGGCTACAAGCCCAGCTCGCTGCAAGCGCTACCCTCCGCAAACCAAACCCCGCCCCGCACCCCTTCCTGCCCTTGCCtctttgcttctcttccctttcccttcttctctttgttctttctcctccaagAAAGGTGCATGAACATCACCGCCGTCCGCCGACTGTCTTCCACCCTTTCACACCTCAGCAGAAACATCCCCAAGATGGCTTACCAGACTAGGATCATTGGC GCCGCCAACACCCTTG AGCACCGTGTCTACATCGAGCAGGAGGGCAAGGTCGTTTCTCCCTTCCA CGACATTCCTCTCTTTGCCGACGAGTCCAAGACTATCCTTAACA TGGTTGTCGAGGTTCCCCGATGGACCAACGCCAAGATGGAGATCTCCAAGGAAGAGTCTTTCAACCCTATCAAGCAGGACATTAAGAAGGGCAAGCTCCGATACGTCCGAAACTGTTTCCCCCACCACG GTTACATCTGGAACTATGGTGCTTTCCCCCAGACATGGGAGGACCCCAACGTCAAGCACGCCGAAACTGGCGCCAACGGCGACAACGACCCTCTCGACGTGTGCGAGATTGGTGAAGCTGTCGGCTACGTCGGCCAAGTCAAGCAGGTCAAGGTCCTCGGTATCATGGCCCTCCTCGACGAAGGCGAGACCGACTGGAAAGTGCTCGTTGTCGATGTCAACGACCCGCTCGCTCCTCGATTGAACGATGTCGAGGACGTCGAGCGCCACCTCCCGGGGTTGATCCGTGCCACCAACGAGTGGTTCAGGATCTACAAAATCCCTGACGGCAAGCCTGAGAACGTTTTCGCATTCTCTGGCGAGGccaagagcaagaagtaTGCGGTGGAGATTATTCACGAGTGCCATGAAGCTTGGAGGAAGCTCGTGCATGGTGAGACGGCCGCCAACACTGACGCTTACAACTTGGCCAT CACCAACACCACCGTCAAGGGTTCCAGGGGCTGCGTCTCTACCAATGACGCTGCTTACGTCGCTATCCCTGCCGACTCTCGCAAGCCCGCTGCCCCCATAGACCCTTCCA TCGACaagagcttcttcatctcctccgcTTCTGCTTAG